The Haloferax volcanii DS2 DNA segment AGTACTGCCGTATGGACCGCTCGGAACTGGCGTTGGTCGCCCTCGGCGGGTTCGCCGGCGCGACGCTTCGCTACGCCGTCTCCGTCGCGATTCCCGGCGCGGGCGGCACGCTCGCGGTGAACGTCCTCGGGAGCTTCGCCCTCGGGACGTTCATCACGTCGGTCTCCTCCCACCGGGCGCAGTTGTTCTTCGGAACCGGGCTGCTCTCGTCGTTCACGACGTACAGCACGTTCGCCGTCCAGACCGCGTCGCTGTCGCCGGTGGGCGGCGCGCTCAACGTCGGCGCGAACTACGCGCTCGGCTTCGCCGCCGCCGCGCTCGGCCTCACGTTCGGGGGGCGGCGGTGACTCCCTCGCTGCTCTCGGCCGTCCTCGTCGGCGTCGGCGGGATGGGTGGCGCAGTCGCCCGGCACACCGTCGACCAGCGAGTCGTCGGCAAGTGGAGCACCGTCACCGTCAACGTCCTCGGGAGCGTCGCGCTGGGATTCATCGTCACTGCGTCCGTCGGCGACGCGGCCGCGACGCTCGCCGGAACCGGCTTCTGCGGGGCCTTCACGACCTTTTCGTCGTTTGCGGTCGGCGTCGCGGAACTCGCAGAGGCGGGCGA contains these protein-coding regions:
- a CDS encoding CrcB family protein → MDRSELALVALGGFAGATLRYAVSVAIPGAGGTLAVNVLGSFALGTFITSVSSHRAQLFFGTGLLSSFTTYSTFAVQTASLSPVGGALNVGANYALGFAAAALGLTFGGRR
- a CDS encoding fluoride efflux transporter FluC; the encoded protein is MTPSLLSAVLVGVGGMGGAVARHTVDQRVVGKWSTVTVNVLGSVALGFIVTASVGDAAATLAGTGFCGAFTTFSSFAVGVAELAEAGDYDTAARYAFGTLVAALVGVAIGGAMGGLVG